GGAAGCCAGCAGGGCGTTGGGTCGCCCGCAAGCGGCAAAGGATATTGCTGAATGGGTTATTAAATTAGCTAAGTAGCGCTGCATATAGCAGCAAGGAGGAAGAATAACGTTGCTTTCATCAACAACTAAGTATCACTTTATCGGTATTGGCGGCGCAGGCATGAGTGCTTTGGCCACCATTGCTTTGGAAAAAGGAATGCAAGTATCTGGTTCAGATGCGCAGGATTCGGCCACCTTGGCTCGTTTACGCGCGGCTGGGGCGGTTGTGCATATTGGTCACAATGAAGAACATGTAGCCGATGCAGGTGCTGTGGTCGTGTCTACGGCTATTCATGCCGACAACCCGGAAATTGTGGCTGCTGTTAGACGTGGACTGCCTGTGTTGCATCGTGCGGATGTGTTGGCGGCATTTATGCTGGAGCAAGATGGAGTCGGCGTAGCCGGAGCCCACGGCAAAACGACAACAACTTCCATGCTGGGGTTGATCTTTGAGCGTTGCGGCGCAGATCCAACGGTGATTATCGGCGGTGACGTGGATTATCTGGCGAGTAATGCTAAATGGGGCCGTGGTCAATATTTATTGGCGGAAGCGGATGAAAGCGACGGTTCCTTCCTTAAACTTTCACCGCAGATGGCTGTCATTACCAATATAGAAAATGACCATATGGATCACTATGGCACAATGGAAAACGTGTTGCAGGCGTTTGTCGATTTTGTAGCGCGCTTGCCTGAAAAGGGCAAAGCCGTGGTTTGCCTGGACAATGAAAATATACAAACAATTTTACCGCGTTTAAACCGACAAGTAGTTACGTATGGCCTGGAACGTTCTGATGCAGAATACCGCGCATTACATATTCGTATGGAAACCGGTTGCACTACGTTTGAAGTGTGGCATAAGGAACAGCGTTTGGGGGATGTGACGTTGACGGTGCCGGGACGTCACAATGTTTCTAATGCCCTGGGGGCTATTATTGTTGCGTTGGAAGCCAGTTTGCCTTTTGCCGACGTTGCGGCTGCGTTGCTGGAGTTCCGGGGCGCGAAACGTCGTTTTCAGACAAAATACCGTGATGAAAACGTCTGGATTGTGGACGATTATGCACACCATCCAACCGAGGTGGCGACGACTCTCGTAGCGGCGCGACAAACCCAGCCGAAACGACTCGTTTGTCTGTTTCAGCCGCATCGCTATTCCCGAACCCAATTGTTGTATCGCGAATTTGGCGCGGCCTTTGGCGCAGCGGACGTACTGGTATTGACCGATGTATATTCGGCAGGTGAGGCGCCTCTGCCAGGCGTAAATGGCGAAATGCTGTTTCGAGCGGTTGTTTCCAAAGAAGGACAAGAAGTTTATTATGTGCAGGATAAAGCCGCATTGGCTGATTTTGCCATGAAACATATGCAGCAGGGTGATTTGATTATGACCATGGGGGCTGGCGATATTTGGCGCGCAGGAGAAGAATTGGCGGCGTTGCTGAAAAGCGAATAAGTGCGAATGAACTAAGGATCCCAAGGAAAGAAGGCAAAGAACAATGAAGGAAAAGAAGATTGCCGTAGTCATGGGAGGCCCATCCACGGAACGGGACGTTTCGCTGCGGACTGGCAATGCTATTTTGACGGCATTACAGCGATTGGGGTATCAAGCTGTGGGGATTGACCTAGAACCAGAGCGGATCGAAAAACAGTTGGCCGATTGTGGTGCGGAAGTAGTTTTTGTCGCTGTTCACGGCAAGTATGGCGAGGATGGAACGCTGCAGGGCCTTTTGGAATTGAAACAGCTGCCATATACTGGTTCTGGCGTATTGGCCAGTGCATTAGCTATGGACAAGGTAGCGTCTAAGATGATGTTCCAAGGCGCTGATGTGCCGACGCCACGCTTTGCGGTGCTGCAAGAACAAGAGAACAAGGAAGCTTTGGCTCAGGATGTTGTCAAACAATTTGGTCTACCTGTGGTCATTAAATCGGCTGCTCAAGGGTCCAGTATTGGCGTGTGCATTGTGCACGAAGCAGAAAATGTGCAGGCTGCCTTGGAAGAAGTGTTCCGGTACGGAAAAACAGCATTACTGGAAGAATGTATTATCGGCCGAGAAATTACGGTTCCGGTGTGGTGCAATACTGCAGGCGCCGAAGCTATGCCGGTTATTGAAATTGCTCCTAAATCCGGTGTATATGATTATCAATCCAAATACACTAAAGGAGCCTCGGAATATATTGTTCCCGCCAAACTGCCGGCGCATGTAACGTTGATGGTACAGCAGGCGGCGGTGCAGGCTTGTCAAGTTTTGGGATGTTTTGGTGTTGCCAGAGCGGACATTATGTTGGACGAAAAACTGCGCCCCTATGTATTGGAAGTCAATACCGTTCCCGGCATGACGGAAACTAGCCTGGTGCCTAAGGCAGCAGCGGCTGAAGGATGTTCCTTTGAAGCGCTGTGCGAACGCATTTTACTGCAAGCGTTGACGCGGAAATAAGCAAGAGGACAAGTTGCGCTTCCCCCCCAGAGGCGCGCTTGTCCTCTTGCTGCGCCAAAACGTGATGTTTAGCGCTCATCTTTGGGCATAAGGTCTGGTGTGACGAATGACTTTTCTAATGGTATAATCGTTATAAAATGATAAATTAGAGTGGGAGTCGATGCTATGGGAGCAGGGGCTGTTTCTCCTAAAAGAAGGTTTCGCTTTTGGCCGCTGCTGCTTTTGGGCTTGCTATTTTGCTTTGTTGGGTTTGGTGGCTTATGGCTAAGCGGCTCTTCCTGGTTGGCCTTGGGGCATGTAGAAGTCGAAGGCTTGCAAGAACTTTCCAAAGAAGAACTCTTGGTAATTGCAGGCATTGGTGAGCCAGTTAATCTGTTGCGAGTGAGACCGGAACTTTTGCAACATCGTTTGGAGCAAGATTTGCGTATCCGCCAGGCGGAAGTGGAGAGGAAATTTCCGTGGAATTTACGTATTGTTGTGGAAGAAAGACGGCCATTGGCGTATGTAACGGCGGCATATGGTATTTTAGCGATAGATCGTGACGGTACTGTGCTCAATGTGCAACGCTATCTTAAAGATATGCGGTGGCCTTTTATTACCGGTATTTCTGCAGGGCAAGAGTACATTGGCGATAAGTTGAGCCAGCCGCAGACGCTCATGGCGCTGCAGTTTTTAGATCGATTGGATGCGCAAACGTTAGAGAAGGTATCTGAGGTGCATTTTGTAACCCCAGAGAGAATGCAGTTGTATTTGATTTCTGGAGCGAAGGTTCGCTTAGGAGATGGAACCAAAATGGCGGAGAAAGCGCAAACAGTAAAAGAAGTTGTGGAACAATTGGGAGATAAGTTAGAACGAGTGGATTATTTCGATGTCAGTTTTGCGACACCGGTAATCAAATTCAAGCCGTAAAGCTTGAAAAGAGGAAGCACAAGAAGGGAGTTAAGAACGGTGTTGTCGATTAAACAAGGGCAATGGGCCATTGCTTTGGTTTGTTTTATCTTAGGTATTATGCTGGCAGTGCAGTTTAAAACAACGGAAGATATGCGGTCAGCGTTGTCGGTGCAGCGAGTGGAGGATTTGTCGCAACGGTTGCTGCAAACGGAAAAAGAACGGGACTCGTTAAACAACCAGGTAAAAGAGTTGCGCGAACAAGTTCTGGGTGGGCGGACTTCGAAAGAAATACAGCTTATCCAGATGGGTGCGGGTGTTGTTGATTTGACAGGCCCGGGTGTTGTTGTGACGATCAATGACAGCAAACGGCCAAGCAAGCCGGGAGAAAATCCGAACTTATATGTTATTCATGATGATGATATTCTTAAAGTGATTAATGAACTTTGGGCTGCTGGAGCTGAAGCCATGTCGATTAATGAGCAGAGGCTCATTGCATCGTCGGAAATACGTTGTGCAGGACCGACGTTGTCGGTAAATAATACGCGGTCTTCGGCGCCCTATGAAATTATCGCCATTGGTGAACCTAAAACATTGGAAAATGCATTGCGGATGCGTGGGGGCGTTGTTGAAACCTTGCAGTTTTGGGGCATTCAGGTGACCATCAAACAGACAGACCGTGTCGCGGTTCCCGCTTATAAAGGCGCTTTTCGCTTTGAATACGCCAAACCGGCCAAGGAAGGGGGCGCACAGTAATGTACCTTCCGATTGCAGGCTTATGTTTGGGATTATTTGTGGGGTCTCTCATTCCCGGAACGGTTCCGGCTGAGTATGCTAAGTATATGTCGATTGCTCTCTTGGCTTGCCTGGATACCGTCTTTGGCGGATTGCGCGCCGGAGCGGATGAGAAATTTGACAACAGCGTATTTGTAACTGGTTTTTTTACCAATGCGTTGATGGCGGCTGGCTTGGTTTATAGTGGTGAGCGTTTAGGTATTGACTTGTATTATGTAGCATTATTGGCGTTTGGTTTGCGTATTTTTCAAAATTTGGCGATAATACGCCGCTATTTTCTGAAAAAGTAGGTTCCGTAAAGAGGAAAATGGAAATAGCGCGTGGAAGTAATTATAAGTTTTTTCGCATGCAGCAGGGCGTTTGGCCTTGACGTAAGGAGGATTTTCGTTCATGTTGGAATTTGACATGGAGTTGGAGCATTTGGCAACCATTAAAGTAGTAGGGGTCGGCGGTGGCGGAAACAATGCCGTCAATCGCATGATTGCAGCAGGATTAAAGGGCGTGGAGTTTATCTCCGTAAATACCGATGCGCAAGCATTGCTGCAGGCACAGGCTCCTTATCGCATCCAAATCGGGGAAAAGCTAACTAAAGGTCTAGGTGCTGGCGCTAACCCGGAGGTTGGCGATTTAGCCGCTCAAGAAAGCCGAGAAGAGCTGATAAAGGCCTTGCGGGGCGCCGATATGGTGTTTGTAACCGCTGGCATGGGCGGAGGCACCGGAACCGGTGCTGCACCGGTTGTTGCCGAATGCGCTCGAGAGGTGGGGGCCCTCACCGTAGGTGTAGTTACTAAGCCGTTCTCTTTTGAAGGAAAGCGTCGCTTTAAGCAGGCGGAAAAAGGGATTGCGAATTTGAAAGAACGCGTAGATACGCTGATTACCATTCCGAATGATCGTTTGATGCAGGTGGTAGATAAGCGGACGCCCATCATGGAAGCGTTTCGGATTGCCGATGATGTGTTGCGTCAGGGCGTCCAAGGTATTTCCGACTTAATTGCCGTCCCTGGGTTAATTAATTTGGATTTTGCCGATGTGAAAACAATCATGAGCGATACCGGCTCTGCTTTGATGGGGGTAGGTATTGCGGCAGGAGAGGGCCGGGCGATTGCGGCGGCTGAAGCGGCCATCAAGAGTCCGTTGTTGGAAACTTCGATTGATGGAGCCAAAGGCGTGCTGCTAAATATCACCGGTGGTACTAACCTGAGTTTATTTGAAGTGAACGAAGCAGCGGCTATCATTGAACAGGCCGCAGATCCGGAAGTGAACTTGATTTTTGGTGCTGTCATTGATGAATCCTTGCAGGATGAAGTCCGGGTTACGGTTATTGCAACCGGTTTTGATCAACGCTCGGTGCGGTCTGTACAAGTTGGCGGCAATGAAGGCAAAAAGGAACGTGTTGGACAGGTTCCTGACTTCAGTCTGGATGTGCCGGTCTTCATGCACAAGAGGTAATTCGCAAAGAGCATGGGACTCCCATGCTCTTTTTTCTTAAAGAGCCACTGCAAAGGCAGGTATATGCTAGGGGGAACAAAATATGTCTTCGATTTCAGAACGCCTGCAGGCGGTGGAAGGGAGAATCGCGAAGGCACTGGCTTCTCGCAAGTCCGAAATTGAGCAGTCGGGGTCTGTTTGTCTGATTGCGGTGAGTAAAAATCATGCTGTCGATGTAGTCGAAGCGGCTTTGAAAGTGGGAATTACCGTATTTGGTGAAAACCGAGTTCAAGAAGCTTTGCCTAAAATAGAACATATCGGCGCCAAGGCGCAGTGGCATTTGATTGGCCATTTGCAGACTAACAAAGCGAAGCAAATCGTAGGAAAGGTTGCGCTGGTTCACTCGGTGGACAGTGAACGCCTGTTGCAGCAAATTGAGCAGGAAGCAGCCAAGCAAGAAATTTATCAGGACGTACTGTTACAGGTGAATGTTTCAGGCGAAGAAAGCAAATTCGGTATGGAACCGGATGCAGTTTGGACCTTGTCACGACAAGCGGCTCAATGGCCGCATGTGAGAATAAAAGGCTTGATGACGATTGCGCCGTTTGCAGATGATGTTGAGTCAGTACGGCCAGTTTTTCGGGAAGCCTACAGGCTGTTTACAGCTTTGAGGGCGGCAGCATTGCCGCAGTGCGAGTGGCAGTGGCTTTCCATGGGGATGAGCAATGATTTTGAAGTTGCCATTCAAGAAGGCGCCAATATGGTGCGTGTCGGTACGGCGTTATTCGGAGCTAGACAATATGCTCCAAAGGAGGAAGGTTAGATGAAATTTATAGAAAAAGTGTGCGGCACATTGGGCTTGATCGAGCCGGGAGATACTAAGGAACAAGAACAACAATCGCAGCAGCCTGTGGCAGAAGAACGTGCGCCGCGCAGCGCCAGACCTTCTGCAGCACAGAATAATGTAGTCAATTTGCCGCATGCCGCCATAGGGAGCACAGCAGCAGCCGCTTCCAAGCAAATGAAAGTTATGGTTGTAGAACCCGCTAACTTTGACGATGTGCAGCATGTGGCTGATTATTTGAAAAATCGTAAACCTGTAGTTGTCAACTTTGAAACTACAGACAAAGAAGTGGCTAAGCGCATGATTGATTTTATGAGCGGCACTACCTATGCCTTGGGGGGCAGCATTCAAAAAGTGGGGCATCATATTTTTCTTTGCGCTCCTGCTAATGTGGATGTGGCTTACACCTATGATGATCAAGATAGGACGGTTGTACCATGGATGAACAACTAAAACAGGTTTTGCAAGGCAAGACCATAGGCTTTTTGGGTGGCGGAGCTATAGCAGAAGCGTTGCTGCGCGGCTTGTTAGGCAGGAAAATGGCTGCACAAGAAGATCTGTTGGTATTTGATACTTCGGAAGATCGCTTGCAAGTTTTAGAAGAATCCTATGGTGTACGAGGCAGTGAAAGTGCTGCGGCTTTGACCGGTGAAGCAGATGTTTTGTTTTTAACCGTCAAACCGCAGGTCTTGAAGCAAATCATTTCCACGTTGGCATTGACGACAAAACCGACAACGCTAATTTTATCCGTGGCGGCCGGGATTCCTTTAGATTTTTTGGAAAGCCATTTCCGCAAACATCGCGTTGTCCGGGTTATGCCTAACACGCCGGTGGCGGTGGGGGAAGGCATGACAGCATTTGCTTTGGGCAGCCGTGCTGACCAAGAGGCGGACCAGGCCGCTAGAGCCGTATTTTCCGCTGTTGGCCGTGTGGAAAAAGTAGATGAAAACTTGTTGGATGCTATTACCGGTTTGTCCGGCAGCGGGCCTTCCTATGCGTTTCTTATGATTGATGCGTTGGCGGATGCTGGCGTGCGCGTCGGACTTTCTCGAAAAAATGCCATTCTCATGGCGGCGCAGACCTTGTTGGGTGCAGCGAAGATGGTAGTGCAAACCGGACAACATCCGGCTGTTTTGCGTGACATGGTTGCTTCGCCAGGAGGGACTTCCATTGCCGGCTTGCATGCACTGGAAAGTCATAATGTGCGCGCTGCTTTAATCGACGCCGTAGTGGCGGCAACAGAGCGTTCCAAGGAAATGGGGAAAGGCAATTCGTGAATAATCGGGAAAAAATTTTACGGTATTATAAAAGCAGTGGACAGGATATTTTGGCAGCTAGGCTAATCGACTTGGCCGAACAAGCCCTCCGTTCACGCCGCTTTCGAGTTAGTGATTTTTTGGATCCAGCTGGGATTTCCATTGCAGAAACGGTGGCTGCCCAGTGGGACGGTAAAGTTCGCTTGGAATTGCAAGGCGGTTATGAACGAGCGGAACGAGTTAAAGCTGCGTTTGTATCTGCAGAGTATTATGGCACTGTTGATTTTGGCCTGCGGGCGATTGCCGTTTCTTGGGATAAGCGTTATGAGCGTCTTTCACATAGGGATGTTCTAGGCGGTTTGTTGGGGATAGGCGTTGAACGGGAGGTTTTAGGAGATATTCTGATGACTGGAGATGGTTGTCAGGTATTGACTGATGCACCGTTAGGAGACTATCTTTTGCAGCAATTGTCTTTTTTAGGCGGCGCTCAGGTGACGACAAAAGAGATTGCCTTGAGCGAACTAGAACCTAAAGAAGAAACAGTCAAGGAAATTAAGACGACGGTTCCTTCTTTGCGCCTGGATGTTGTGGCAGCTTCAGGATATGGCGTATCCAGGAGTCGGATGGCGGAAGAGGTTAAAGCCGATAAACTAAGGGTTAATTGGCAACCGGCCAAAGGCGGTTCGCAGAGCGTGCAGCAGGGCGATATCCTGTCATTGCGTGGTCGGGGCCGTGTAGAGATCGTTGAAATCCTAGGGGAGACGAAAAAAGGTCGTTTGAGTCTGCTGTTGCGACGATATTTATGAATGCAGCAATTAGGGGGACATGAATCATGCTTACGCCGTTGGATATTCAGAATCAGGAGTTTCGGAAAACTTTTAGGGGTTACAACGAAGTTGAAGTCGATGAGTTTCTCGAGCAAGTTCTTCATGACTATGAAGAACTGTATCGAACCAATATAGATTTGCGCGAAACAACGGAGCGCTTGAAATCGCAGATACAGTATTTTCAGAATCTGGAAAATACATTGCATAATACGTTAGTCGTAGCGCAGGAAGCTGCGGAAGAGGTTAAAGTTAACGCTCGGAAAGAAGCGGAATTGCTTCGTAAGGAAGCCGAAGTAGAAAGCCGGCGGATTCTTGATGAAGCTAATGTGCAACTACAACGTATCCAGACTGAATGTGATGAACAGCGTGCGCAAGGACAACTTTTTCGTTCGCGCATGCGTATGTTGGCTCAATCTCAGCTGGAGATGTTGGAAGAAAAGGAAACGAGAAGAGAAATTGTTGAATAAGGTTCCTCTCCAGCAAACACGTTGCTTTTTTGGTGAAACTTGTGTATAATTTGTTTCAAATATGCACAATAGGCAATGAAGGAAACAGTACGCATGCAGGTGGAAAACAGCGAACCGAGAAAGGTGGAAGCTCGGCTGAAGCAGTGTGCGGAAGATCATTCTGGAGCTGAAGAGGGCTATAGTTAGTCGTTTTCCGTATGACACGCGTTACTGTGTCCGCAAGCGGCCGCCATGGCGGTCACAAGGGTGGTACCACGGGAAAATAGCCTCTCGTCCCTTTCCGGGACGGGAGGTTTTTATTTATTTTTGGAGGTGCAAGAAACAGTGGATTATAGCAAAACTCTTAACTTACCGGAAACTCAATTTCCTATGCGGGGCAATCTGCCTCAACGCGAGCCGGAAATCATTGATTTTTGGCAGAAAAACGATATTGATAAGAAACGCGTAGCGCGGCGTGCAGGCAAGCAAAAATTTATTTTGCATGATGGGCCTCCTTATGCTAACGGTAATATTCATATTGGTCATACCATTAACAAAGTATTGAAGGATATTATTATTAAGTATAAAACATTGCGTGGCTTTCAAGCCCCGTATGTACCAGGCTGGGATACCCATGGGCTGCCTATCGAGCATGCAGCCATTAAAAATTTGGGTTTGAATCGTCATGAACTGGATCCATTGCAGCTGCGTCAGGAGTGTAATGCATACGCTCATAAATGGGTTGACGCGCAGCGCAGCGATTTTAAACGCTTAGGCGTTTGCGGTGATTGGGACAATCCCTATGTGACGCTAAAGCCGGCTTATGAAGCCAAGCAGATTGAAGTTTTTGGCGAAATGGCGAAAAAAGGGCATATTTATAAAGGTCTTAAAACTGTGTATTGGTGCGTATCCTGTGAAACGGCGTTGGCAGAAGCGGAAATTGAGTATGCTGAGAAAAAATCGCATTCTATTTTCGTGAAATTTCCGTTGGTAGATGCTAAAGGAAAGCTGCCTGCTGGTGTGGATGCATCGAAAACGTATGCGGTCATTTGGACGACGACAACCTGGACGCTGCCGGCGAATGCCGGTATTGCTCTGCATCCAGAAATCGAGTACGCTTGGGTGAAAGTGGATGATGAAGTATATCTTTTGGCTGCAGAATTAGCGGAACAGGTAGTTCGAGCAGCTAAAAAAGAAAACTTTACTATTTTAGAGCGCTTTAAGGGAAGCGATGTGGAAGGTTTGGTCTTCCATCATCCTTTCTTGGAGCGGCAAGCTCCTATTGTGCTGGGCGAGCATGTTACGCTAGAGCAAGGTACTGGCTGCGTGCATACGGCGCCAGGACATGGCCCGGAAGACTTTGAAGTTGGCAAGAAATATGGTTTGCCTGTTATTAATCCGGTGAATCCCAGTGGTGTATTTACGGAAGAAGCCGGTCCTTTTGCGGGTATGCAGATTGAAGACGCCAATGTGCCAATTATTAAAGAATTGGCAGGCCGTGGCTTGCTTTTAGCCAAAGGCTCTATTCGTCATCAGTACGCTCATTGCTGGCGTTGTAAAAATCCGGTTATCTATCGAGCTACGGAACAATGGTTTTCTTCGGTGGCTGGCTATAGGGAAGAAGCGCTGGCTGCCATTCGCGATGTCAAATGGTATCCTAGTTGGGGCGAAGAGCGAATTCACAACATGGTGGCGGATCGGCAAGACTGGTGTATTTCCCGGCAAAGGGTCTGGGGCGTGCCAATTCCCATTTTCTATTGTCGTGAGTGCAATGAACCGCTGATTAATGATGACACGATTCAGGCTGTATCTTCACTTTTTGGACGGGAAGGCTCTGATGCTTGGTGGAAGTATGATGCCGAAGATATTTTGCCTTCAGGGACGAAGTGCCTCAAATGCGGACATGATCACTTTCGTAAGGAATCGGACATCATGGACGTTTGGTTTGATAGCGGCTCCAGCCATGCAGCGGTATTGGAGCAGCGGGAAGAGCTTGCTTGGCCGGCGGACATGTATCTGGAAGGCAGCGACCAGCATCGCGGTTGGTTCCAGTCTTCCTTGCTCACCGCTGTTGCCACACGGGGACGCGCCCCTTACAAGGCGGTATTGACCCACGGCTTTGTTGTGGACGGCGAAGGCCGAAAAATGAGCAAGTCCGTCGGTAACGTCATTTTCCCGGAACAGGTGATTAAACAATACGGCGCAGATATTTTGCGTCTGTGGGTTGTTTCTGCTGATTACCAAGGGGATGTGCGCATTTCCAATGATATTCTCAAACAACTGGCGGAAATTTACCGCAAAATTCGCAACACGTTTCGTTATATGCTAAGCAATCTTAATGATTTTGATGCAAATCAGCATGCGGTTGCTTATGAGCAATTGAGCGAGTTGGACCGCTGGGCTCTTTTGCGTTTAGAACAGGTGCGGGAAAAAGTGACGGCA
This genomic window from uncultured Anaeromusa sp. contains:
- the murC gene encoding UDP-N-acetylmuramate--L-alanine ligase, which codes for MLSSTTKYHFIGIGGAGMSALATIALEKGMQVSGSDAQDSATLARLRAAGAVVHIGHNEEHVADAGAVVVSTAIHADNPEIVAAVRRGLPVLHRADVLAAFMLEQDGVGVAGAHGKTTTTSMLGLIFERCGADPTVIIGGDVDYLASNAKWGRGQYLLAEADESDGSFLKLSPQMAVITNIENDHMDHYGTMENVLQAFVDFVARLPEKGKAVVCLDNENIQTILPRLNRQVVTYGLERSDAEYRALHIRMETGCTTFEVWHKEQRLGDVTLTVPGRHNVSNALGAIIVALEASLPFADVAAALLEFRGAKRRFQTKYRDENVWIVDDYAHHPTEVATTLVAARQTQPKRLVCLFQPHRYSRTQLLYREFGAAFGAADVLVLTDVYSAGEAPLPGVNGEMLFRAVVSKEGQEVYYVQDKAALADFAMKHMQQGDLIMTMGAGDIWRAGEELAALLKSE
- a CDS encoding D-alanine--D-alanine ligase encodes the protein MKEKKIAVVMGGPSTERDVSLRTGNAILTALQRLGYQAVGIDLEPERIEKQLADCGAEVVFVAVHGKYGEDGTLQGLLELKQLPYTGSGVLASALAMDKVASKMMFQGADVPTPRFAVLQEQENKEALAQDVVKQFGLPVVIKSAAQGSSIGVCIVHEAENVQAALEEVFRYGKTALLEECIIGREITVPVWCNTAGAEAMPVIEIAPKSGVYDYQSKYTKGASEYIVPAKLPAHVTLMVQQAAVQACQVLGCFGVARADIMLDEKLRPYVLEVNTVPGMTETSLVPKAAAAEGCSFEALCERILLQALTRK
- a CDS encoding FtsQ-type POTRA domain-containing protein, which translates into the protein MGAGAVSPKRRFRFWPLLLLGLLFCFVGFGGLWLSGSSWLALGHVEVEGLQELSKEELLVIAGIGEPVNLLRVRPELLQHRLEQDLRIRQAEVERKFPWNLRIVVEERRPLAYVTAAYGILAIDRDGTVLNVQRYLKDMRWPFITGISAGQEYIGDKLSQPQTLMALQFLDRLDAQTLEKVSEVHFVTPERMQLYLISGAKVRLGDGTKMAEKAQTVKEVVEQLGDKLERVDYFDVSFATPVIKFKP
- a CDS encoding DUF881 domain-containing protein; this translates as MLSIKQGQWAIALVCFILGIMLAVQFKTTEDMRSALSVQRVEDLSQRLLQTEKERDSLNNQVKELREQVLGGRTSKEIQLIQMGAGVVDLTGPGVVVTINDSKRPSKPGENPNLYVIHDDDILKVINELWAAGAEAMSINEQRLIASSEIRCAGPTLSVNNTRSSAPYEIIAIGEPKTLENALRMRGGVVETLQFWGIQVTIKQTDRVAVPAYKGAFRFEYAKPAKEGGAQ
- a CDS encoding small basic family protein, whose protein sequence is MYLPIAGLCLGLFVGSLIPGTVPAEYAKYMSIALLACLDTVFGGLRAGADEKFDNSVFVTGFFTNALMAAGLVYSGERLGIDLYYVALLAFGLRIFQNLAIIRRYFLKK
- the ftsZ gene encoding cell division protein FtsZ produces the protein MLEFDMELEHLATIKVVGVGGGGNNAVNRMIAAGLKGVEFISVNTDAQALLQAQAPYRIQIGEKLTKGLGAGANPEVGDLAAQESREELIKALRGADMVFVTAGMGGGTGTGAAPVVAECAREVGALTVGVVTKPFSFEGKRRFKQAEKGIANLKERVDTLITIPNDRLMQVVDKRTPIMEAFRIADDVLRQGVQGISDLIAVPGLINLDFADVKTIMSDTGSALMGVGIAAGEGRAIAAAEAAIKSPLLETSIDGAKGVLLNITGGTNLSLFEVNEAAAIIEQAADPEVNLIFGAVIDESLQDEVRVTVIATGFDQRSVRSVQVGGNEGKKERVGQVPDFSLDVPVFMHKR
- a CDS encoding YggS family pyridoxal phosphate-dependent enzyme, with product MSSISERLQAVEGRIAKALASRKSEIEQSGSVCLIAVSKNHAVDVVEAALKVGITVFGENRVQEALPKIEHIGAKAQWHLIGHLQTNKAKQIVGKVALVHSVDSERLLQQIEQEAAKQEIYQDVLLQVNVSGEESKFGMEPDAVWTLSRQAAQWPHVRIKGLMTIAPFADDVESVRPVFREAYRLFTALRAAALPQCEWQWLSMGMSNDFEVAIQEGANMVRVGTALFGARQYAPKEEG
- a CDS encoding cell division protein SepF, translating into MKFIEKVCGTLGLIEPGDTKEQEQQSQQPVAEERAPRSARPSAAQNNVVNLPHAAIGSTAAAASKQMKVMVVEPANFDDVQHVADYLKNRKPVVVNFETTDKEVAKRMIDFMSGTTYALGGSIQKVGHHIFLCAPANVDVAYTYDDQDRTVVPWMNN
- the proC gene encoding pyrroline-5-carboxylate reductase, whose amino-acid sequence is MDEQLKQVLQGKTIGFLGGGAIAEALLRGLLGRKMAAQEDLLVFDTSEDRLQVLEESYGVRGSESAAALTGEADVLFLTVKPQVLKQIISTLALTTKPTTLILSVAAGIPLDFLESHFRKHRVVRVMPNTPVAVGEGMTAFALGSRADQEADQAARAVFSAVGRVEKVDENLLDAITGLSGSGPSYAFLMIDALADAGVRVGLSRKNAILMAAQTLLGAAKMVVQTGQHPAVLRDMVASPGGTSIAGLHALESHNVRAALIDAVVAATERSKEMGKGNS
- a CDS encoding YlmH/Sll1252 family protein, whose amino-acid sequence is MNNREKILRYYKSSGQDILAARLIDLAEQALRSRRFRVSDFLDPAGISIAETVAAQWDGKVRLELQGGYERAERVKAAFVSAEYYGTVDFGLRAIAVSWDKRYERLSHRDVLGGLLGIGVEREVLGDILMTGDGCQVLTDAPLGDYLLQQLSFLGGAQVTTKEIALSELEPKEETVKEIKTTVPSLRLDVVAASGYGVSRSRMAEEVKADKLRVNWQPAKGGSQSVQQGDILSLRGRGRVEIVEILGETKKGRLSLLLRRYL
- a CDS encoding DivIVA domain-containing protein, whose protein sequence is MLTPLDIQNQEFRKTFRGYNEVEVDEFLEQVLHDYEELYRTNIDLRETTERLKSQIQYFQNLENTLHNTLVVAQEAAEEVKVNARKEAELLRKEAEVESRRILDEANVQLQRIQTECDEQRAQGQLFRSRMRMLAQSQLEMLEEKETRREIVE
- the ileS gene encoding isoleucine--tRNA ligase, which gives rise to MDYSKTLNLPETQFPMRGNLPQREPEIIDFWQKNDIDKKRVARRAGKQKFILHDGPPYANGNIHIGHTINKVLKDIIIKYKTLRGFQAPYVPGWDTHGLPIEHAAIKNLGLNRHELDPLQLRQECNAYAHKWVDAQRSDFKRLGVCGDWDNPYVTLKPAYEAKQIEVFGEMAKKGHIYKGLKTVYWCVSCETALAEAEIEYAEKKSHSIFVKFPLVDAKGKLPAGVDASKTYAVIWTTTTWTLPANAGIALHPEIEYAWVKVDDEVYLLAAELAEQVVRAAKKENFTILERFKGSDVEGLVFHHPFLERQAPIVLGEHVTLEQGTGCVHTAPGHGPEDFEVGKKYGLPVINPVNPSGVFTEEAGPFAGMQIEDANVPIIKELAGRGLLLAKGSIRHQYAHCWRCKNPVIYRATEQWFSSVAGYREEALAAIRDVKWYPSWGEERIHNMVADRQDWCISRQRVWGVPIPIFYCRECNEPLINDDTIQAVSSLFGREGSDAWWKYDAEDILPSGTKCLKCGHDHFRKESDIMDVWFDSGSSHAAVLEQREELAWPADMYLEGSDQHRGWFQSSLLTAVATRGRAPYKAVLTHGFVVDGEGRKMSKSVGNVIFPEQVIKQYGADILRLWVVSADYQGDVRISNDILKQLAEIYRKIRNTFRYMLSNLNDFDANQHAVAYEQLSELDRWALLRLEQVREKVTAAYDRYEFHTLYHTIHNFCTLDLSAVYLDIIKDRLYAELPDDVRRRAAQTVMHKITMTLLSLVAPVLTFTGEEIWRYLPQQSGQENLESIQLSEWPEACPQYLDEALDSKWTKLLAVRGDIMKALEQARRNKDIGHSLDANLVVYAAEENLALLSGLTAGELASLTITSGAEVLPLAEAPDNAVRNEAGDMAVLVQAAKGEKCERCWLYSQSVGQNEEHPTLCARCAAVLSK